Proteins from a genomic interval of Betta splendens chromosome 10, fBetSpl5.4, whole genome shotgun sequence:
- the efemp2a gene encoding EGF-containing fibulin-like extracellular matrix protein 2a: MQGAGVSRVCVCICVSVLLRGAISQPLTESDTYTECTDGYHWDPQTEHCKDINECETIPDACKGEMKCFNHYGGYLCLPRSASVIPASEPATAPPEAFNPCPLGYEPQRDSCVDVDECERDEHDCQPSQQCINTLGAFTCQCPDGYRKVGTECIDIDECRYRYCQHRCVNVPGSFSCQCEPGFQLAGNNRSCIDVNECDMGAPCSQRCYNTYGTFLCRCDQGYELGSDGFACNDIDECSYSSYLCQYQCVNEPGKFSCVCPDGYQLLGSRLCQDVNECETGEHQCTDSQTCVNIHGRYQCVDANQCQEPYVRMSENRCVCPVNKPACRDLPFSIVHRYMSITSERSVPSDIFQIQATSVSPGAYNTFRIRSGDDNGDFYIRQINNISAMLVLARAVSGPREYTLDLEMVSINPLLSYQGSSALRLSIYVGPYAF, encoded by the exons ATGCAGGGCGCTGGCGTGtcccgcgtgtgcgtgtgcatatgCGTGTCCGTGCTCCTCCGCGGTGCTATTTCACAGCCACTCACAGAAAGTGACACCTACACG GAATGCACAGACGGGTATCACTGGGACCCTCAGACCGAGCACTGCAAAG ACATAAACGAGTGCGAGACCATTCCCGATGCCTGCAAAGGGGAAATGAAGTGCTTCAACCACTACGGCGGCTACCTGTGCCTGCCGCGCTCCGCGTCAGTCATCCCGGCGTCGGAGCCCGCCACCGCCCCCCCGGAGGCCTTCAACCCCTGCCCGCTGGGTTATGAGCCGCAGAGGGACAGCTGTGTCG ATGTCGACGAGTGTGAGCGGGACGAGCACGACTGTCAGCCCAGCCAGCAGTGCATCAACACGCTGGGAGCCTTCACCTGCCAGTGCCCGGACGGCTACCGCAAGGTCGGCACGGAGTGCATCG ACATCGACGAGTGCAGGTACCGGTACTGCCAGCATCGCTGCGTCAACGTCCCCGGCTCCTTCTCCTGCCAGTGTGAACCCGGCTTTCAGCTGGCGGGAAACAACCGGTCCTGTATCG ACGTGAACGAGTGCGACATGGGGGCGCCCTGCTCGCAGCGCTGCTACAACACGTACGGCACCTTCCTGTGCCGCTGCGACCAGGGCTACGAGCTGGGCTCCGACGGCTTCGCCTGCAACG ACATTGACGAGTGCAGCTACTCCAGCTACCTGTGCCAGTACCAGTGTGTGAACGAGCCGGGGAAGTTCTCCTGCGTGTGCCCGGACGGGTACCAGCTCCTCGGCAGCAGGCTGTGCCAGG ACGTGAACGAGTGTGAAACAGGTGAGCACCAGTGCACCGACTCGCAGACCTGCGTCAACATCCACGGACGGTACCAGTGCGTGGACGCCAACCAGTGCCAGGAGCCCTACGTGCGGATGTCCGAGAA tcgttgtgtgtgtcctgtcaacAAGCCTGCCTGTCGAGATCTTCCCTTCTCCATCGTCCACCGCTACATGAGCATCACCTCGGAACGCTCCGTCCCCTCCGACATCTTCCAGATTCAGGCCACCAGCGTCTCCCCGGGGGCCTACAACACATTCCGCATCCGCTCCGGCGATGACAACGGAGACTTCTACATTAGG CAAATCAATAATATCAGCGCCATGCTGGTGCTGGCCCGCGCCGTGTCCGGGCCCAGGGAGTACACGCTGGACCTGGAGATGGTGTCTATCAACCCTCTGCTCAGCTACCAGGGCAGCTCCGCCCTCAGGCTCTCCATCTACGTGGGCCCGTACGCCTTTTAG
- the ccdc85b gene encoding coiled-coil domain-containing protein 85B, whose translation MGSESEVINRELSKMSDEELLACSKEELVSRLRKEESDKISALIQRGRLIKEVNKQLQGHLLEIRELKVINQRLQEENVELRDLCCFLDDDRLKVKKLAREWQLFGHHAAKVMREDLGGYLKKLADLERMQDGLVKENLDLKELCLVLEEECVSRSDSSPGGSTELNLPCMVARDLGDGSSSTGSVGSPDQLHLVCSPDD comes from the coding sequence ATGGGCAGCGAAAGTGAGGTAATAAACAGAGAACTGTCAAAGATGTCTGACGAGGAATTGCTCGCGTGCTCCAAAGAGGAGCTGGTGAGCCGATTGCGTAAAGAGGAGTCCGACAAAATCTCAGCCCTCATCCAGCGCGGGCGGCTGATAAAGGAGGTAAATAAACAGCTGCAGGGGCACCTCCTCGAAATCAGGGAACTGAAAGTCATCAATCagcgcctgcaggaggagaacgtGGAGCTGCGGGACCTGTGCTGCTTCCTGGACGACGACAGGCTCAAAGTGAAGAAGCTGGCGAGGGAATGGCAGCTGTTCGGCCACCACGCGGCCAAAGTGATGCGCGAGGACCTGGGCGGATACTTGAAGAAGCTCGCCGACCTGGAGCGCATGCAGGACGGGCTGGTGAAGGAGAACTTGGACCTGAAGGAGCTGTGCCtcgtgctggaggaggagtgcGTGAGCAGGAGTGACTCCAGCCCCGGCGGCTCCACCGAGCTCAACCTGCCCTGCATGGTGGCCCGGGACCTGGGCGACGGGAGCTCCAGCACGGGGAGTGTGGGGAGTCCTGACCAGCTGCATCTAGTGTGCTCGCCCGATGACTGA
- the yif1a gene encoding protein YIF1A yields the protein MDLPHHGYRATKPRARAAPPAADSVLFEDTSSVGPAMNSQGYYTPGYNMEGASNIQEGPGMNNLFADPMASAAMMYGSSLANQGKDMVNKEISRFMSVNKLKYFFAVDTRYVLKKLMILMFPYTHQDWEVRYHRDTPLPPRQDVNAPDLYIPTMAFITYILLAGMALGIQKRFSPEVLGLCASTALVWIIIEVLVMLLSLYLLTIHSDLSTFDLIAYSGYKYVGMIFVVMGGLLFGSDGYFVALAWSSCALMFFIVRSLKMKILPSLSSDSMGTGSSAKPQLRLYVTAATAIFQPIIIYWLTSHLVR from the exons ATGGACCTGCCACATCATGGTTACCGAGCAA CTAAACCCAGAGCTCGTGCTGCTCCCCCTGCAGCAGATTCTGTCCTCTTTGAAGACACCAGCTCTGTTGGGCCAGCGATGAACAGTCAGGGATATTACACTCCTGGGTACAATATGGAAGGAGCCTCTAACATACAAGAAGGACCTGGAATGAACAACCTGTTTGCTGACCCCATGGCCAGTGCAGCAATGATGTACGGGTCGTCCTTAGCCAACCAAGGGAAGGACATGGTAAACAAAGAG atCAGCAGATTTATGTCGGTGAACAAGCTAAAATATTTCTTTGCTGTGGACACCAGATATGTACTGAAGAAACTTATGATCCTCATGTTTCCCTATACACATCAG GATTGGGAAGTTCGTTACCATCGAGACACTCCACTGCCCCCGAGACAGGATGTGAATGCACCTGACCTCTACATACCAA CAATGGCATTCATTACCTACATTTTGCTTGCTGGAATGGCCCTCGGCATTCAGAAAAG gTTCAGCCCAGAGGTTCTTGGACTGTGTGCCAGCACTGCCCTCGTGTGGATCATCATTGAAGTGTTGGTGATGCTGTTAAGTTTGTACTTGTTGACCATACACAGTGACCTGTCAACGTTTGATCTCATCGCCTACAGTGGATACAAATATGTTGG GATGATCTTTGTAGTGATGGGTGGCTTACTGTTTGGCAGTGATGGTTATTTTGTGGCCCTTGCCTGGTCATCTTGTGCCCTTATGTTCTTCATT GTGCGATCCTTGAAAATGAAGATCCTTCCCTCTCTTTCATCTGACTCTATGGGAACAGGGTCGAGTGCCAAACCACAACTACGCCTTTATGTGACTGCAGCCACTGCAATCTTTCAGCCTATAATCATCTATTGGTTAACATCTCACTTAGTCAGGTGA
- the fibpa gene encoding fibroblast growth factor (acidic) intracellular binding protein a, which produces MAVELDVFVGNTTIMDEEVYQLWLDGYTVNDAVKVRMEGGVMDECEASADVLQSDTMDQYRTFQMCERLLHSPAKLANQLLFQIPPHRQAMLIERYYAFDDAFVREVLGKKLSKGTKKDLDDIGAKTGVTLKSCRRQFDNFKRVFKVVEELKGPLVENIRHHFLLSDKLARDYAAIVFFANNRFETGKRKLQYLTFQDFAFCAGQLINSWTVGALDNQVEDMDVDLDKEFLQELKELKILISDKDLLDQHKSLVCTALRGKTKAFNEMEANFKNLSRGLVNIAAKLTNTKDVRDFFIDLVEKFIEPCRSDRWTAGDMRLYLTHYTNSAHILDTFKHQVVWDRYMGVIKSCIFKMYHD; this is translated from the exons ATGGCTGTGGAGCTGGACGTGTTTGTGGGTAACACCACAATCATGGACGAGGAGGTTTACCAGCTCTGGTTGGATGGGTATACAG TGAACGATGCTGTAAAGGTGCGTATGGAGGGAGGAGTTATGGATGAGTGTGAGGCAAGTGCAGATGTTCTGCAAAGTGACACCATGGACCAGTACAGGACTTTCCAGATGTGTGAGCGTCTTCTGCACAGTCCAGCCAAACTGGCTAACCAGCTGCTGTTCCAGATCCCACCCCATCGACAAGCCATGCTCATAGAGAG GTACTATGCTTTTGATGATGCTTTTGTCCGGGAAGTTCTGGGAAAGAAGCTCTCTAAAGGAACTAAGAAAGATTTGGACGACATCGGTGCCAAGACAGGCGTGACACTGAAAAGCTGCAGACGGCAG TTTGACAACTTCAAACGTGTTTTTAAAGTGGTGGAGGAACTAAAGGGACCCCTGGTGGAGAACATTCGTCATCATTTCCTTCTTTCTGACAAGCTTGCGAG GGATTACGCTGCCATTGTTTTCTTTGCCAACAATCGTTTTGAGACAGGGAAAAGAAAGCTACAGTATTTGACTTTCCAGGATTTTGCTTTCTGTGCTGGGCAGCTTATCAACAGCTGGACCGTTGGGGCCCTTG ATAACCAGGTGGAGGATATGGACGTTGATCTTGATAAAGAGTTTTTACAGGAGCTGAAGGAACTGAAGATTTTAATCTCAGATAAAGATCTGCTGGATCAACACAAAAG TCTGGTCTGTACAGCTCTCAGGGGAAAAACGAAAGCTTTTAATGAGATGGAGGCTAATTTCAAG AATCTTTCAAGAGGCCTTGTTAACATCGCTGCAAAGTTAACCAACACCAAGGACGTCAGAGATTTCTTCATTGATCTTGTGGAGAAG TTTATAGAGCCGTGCCGCTCAGACCGATGGACAGCTGGGGACATGAGGCTCTACCTTACTCACTACACCAACTCTGCGCATATACTTGACACATTCAA ACATCAGGTCGTGTGGGACAGATACATGGGTGTCATCAAAAGCTGTATATTCAAAATGTACCATGACTGA
- the fosl1a gene encoding fos-related antigen 1a isoform X1 — protein MYRNFGSQGRGNSDYTGSGSGSNSGSLGNTSTSNTQQEQKFTAAGSSQFIPSLNAITSNQDLQWLVQPSLMHPPGPARSPVPPYPTLSGVRPLVPLPPPSHLLRPGVIRAATASASATGRRRNDDHLSQDELERRRIRRERNKLAAAKCRNRRRELTDTLQNETDKLEDEKTSLQKEIDKLQKEKEKLELVLEAHRPICKIEDSDSDSDPHPSLSSFGGIKVEPQVPSRPGPSKKLPTKLEKPKPKITIPTKPVTSAASAAAPESESLHTPVLLSTPSLTPFTASLIFTYPPSSLDPPASVPPHAAPHQASAQQPQAPRPCGAAHRRSSSSGDQSDHSLHSPTILTL, from the exons ATGTATCGAAACTTTGGGAGTCAAGGACGAGGCAACTCGGATTATACGGGCAGCGGTTCTGGGTCGAACTCTGGTTCCCTGGGAAACACAAGCACCTCAAACACTCAACAGGAGCAG AAGTTCACAGCAGCGGGGAGCAGTCAGTTCATACCAAGCCTCAATGCCATCACAAGCAACCAGGACCTTCAGTGGCTGGTCCAGCCCTCCCTCATGCACCCACCTGGCCCGGCACGATCACCGGTACCGCCTTACCCAACCCTCTCAGGGGTACGGCCGCTggttccacttcctcctccatcacatctGCTCAGGCCAGGAGTCATAAGAGCAGCTACAGCCAGTGCTTCAGCCACAGGAAGACGCAGGAATGATGACCAT TTATCCCAGGACGAGTTAGAGAGGCGCAGAATACGAAGGGAGCGGAACAAGCTAGCAGCAGCCAAGTGCCGCAACCGCCGTCGAGAGCTGACGGACACGCTGCAAAAC GAAACCGATAAACTGGAAGATGAAAAGACAAGTCTACAGAAGGAAATCGACAAGttacaaaaggaaaaagaaaagctggaACTGGTCCTGGAAGCGCATCGTCCCATTTGTAAAATTGAGgactctgattctgattctgacccGCATCCGTCGCTTTCCTCCTTTGGAGGCATCAAAGTAGAGCCACAAGTCCCCAGCAGACCCGGACCATCAAAGAAACTGCCAACAAAGCTGGAGAAGCCCAAACCAAAGATCACCATCCCCACCAAGCCTGTGACAtccgctgcttctgctgctgccccTGAATCGGAGTCCCTCCACACCCCGGTGCTGCTCTCCACTCCCTCGCTCACACCCTTCACAGCTAGTCTGATCTTCACCTACCCCCCGTCGTCTTTAGACCCGCCGGCCTCCGTCCCGCCTCACGCTGCACCACACCAGGCGAGCGCCCAGCAGCCCCAGGCCCCGCGGCCCTGTGGGGCGGCCcaccgccgcagcagcagcagcggtgaccAGTCAGACCACTCCCTGCACTCCCCCACCATCCTCACACTGTGA
- the fosl1a gene encoding fos-related antigen 1a isoform X2 — MYRNFGSQGRGNSDYTGSGSGSNSGSLGNTSTSNTQQEQFTAAGSSQFIPSLNAITSNQDLQWLVQPSLMHPPGPARSPVPPYPTLSGVRPLVPLPPPSHLLRPGVIRAATASASATGRRRNDDHLSQDELERRRIRRERNKLAAAKCRNRRRELTDTLQNETDKLEDEKTSLQKEIDKLQKEKEKLELVLEAHRPICKIEDSDSDSDPHPSLSSFGGIKVEPQVPSRPGPSKKLPTKLEKPKPKITIPTKPVTSAASAAAPESESLHTPVLLSTPSLTPFTASLIFTYPPSSLDPPASVPPHAAPHQASAQQPQAPRPCGAAHRRSSSSGDQSDHSLHSPTILTL; from the exons ATGTATCGAAACTTTGGGAGTCAAGGACGAGGCAACTCGGATTATACGGGCAGCGGTTCTGGGTCGAACTCTGGTTCCCTGGGAAACACAAGCACCTCAAACACTCAACAGGAGCAG TTCACAGCAGCGGGGAGCAGTCAGTTCATACCAAGCCTCAATGCCATCACAAGCAACCAGGACCTTCAGTGGCTGGTCCAGCCCTCCCTCATGCACCCACCTGGCCCGGCACGATCACCGGTACCGCCTTACCCAACCCTCTCAGGGGTACGGCCGCTggttccacttcctcctccatcacatctGCTCAGGCCAGGAGTCATAAGAGCAGCTACAGCCAGTGCTTCAGCCACAGGAAGACGCAGGAATGATGACCAT TTATCCCAGGACGAGTTAGAGAGGCGCAGAATACGAAGGGAGCGGAACAAGCTAGCAGCAGCCAAGTGCCGCAACCGCCGTCGAGAGCTGACGGACACGCTGCAAAAC GAAACCGATAAACTGGAAGATGAAAAGACAAGTCTACAGAAGGAAATCGACAAGttacaaaaggaaaaagaaaagctggaACTGGTCCTGGAAGCGCATCGTCCCATTTGTAAAATTGAGgactctgattctgattctgacccGCATCCGTCGCTTTCCTCCTTTGGAGGCATCAAAGTAGAGCCACAAGTCCCCAGCAGACCCGGACCATCAAAGAAACTGCCAACAAAGCTGGAGAAGCCCAAACCAAAGATCACCATCCCCACCAAGCCTGTGACAtccgctgcttctgctgctgccccTGAATCGGAGTCCCTCCACACCCCGGTGCTGCTCTCCACTCCCTCGCTCACACCCTTCACAGCTAGTCTGATCTTCACCTACCCCCCGTCGTCTTTAGACCCGCCGGCCTCCGTCCCGCCTCACGCTGCACCACACCAGGCGAGCGCCCAGCAGCCCCAGGCCCCGCGGCCCTGTGGGGCGGCCcaccgccgcagcagcagcagcggtgaccAGTCAGACCACTCCCTGCACTCCCCCACCATCCTCACACTGTGA
- the npas4a gene encoding neuronal PAS domain-containing protein 4A: MYRSTKGASKARRDQINAEIRNLKDLLPISDADKARLSYLHIMSLACMYTRKSVFFTQGAGTSLDESAQFLSFHELSELMQSLPGFLMLLTGEGKLLYLSDSVSEYLGHSMVDLVAQGDSVYDIVDAADHFVMRSNLSASTSLEIDRLFRCRFNTSKSVRRQSAGNKLVLIRARCLPPPCTPPAAGSYWTTNPVWVCFCSPLEPHPTRSGPGAERESTSTPALAEANLFLACFHSQHSRDMRLQAAQDSVNTYLGFDATALRSRSWYSLLHPQDLSHASSQHRSLLREGGEGRAEMVVRVQAGDQSWVWLYMVLQLQPGEIPISSSNYIISEAEAWSVRQQLSSEQTQLTLVLAGGSQQEGLSLQSPETLSSPDQVFTPGSSGLSGQSFDFSTAGCSVGSSDEPGSSAAEAMQLEGDPRSSISSLEEESFFQQHPTESPSAASSPTPVTVETVADLDFLTQNILLPPSFQLDPPLPALPLPLPPVPTSQAQQTKEFVCTPPYTPQVGGASFPFGEPLFSFDPTGTTTPPPSATTTTATTSLAPSTSSSAPPTTASSPAPPTTLSTKLPLALPTPSTDLLFPVETCSGSFYEKLPPTPDSPGDGDCTVMTLPEVRGPLYVDVPLGPLQCPPEGLLTPEASPGKQPCLSFFSQEREREKERAEISLLAQHISSLAEGFYLDPLLSKLSPPSMSPSSSPPSPFLSPAMETAEIDSVQMLREFYPIKAWRGLDIPIFLDDDDSLFEESILETLLQDDFAPPRSPHLSTPTSPVPNPSSPTSPHNPVCWRQPSQFEGVGHLCSVQSAQCNSTAGRGATAAAEAGAPAEGEGPAEEAMEIEVMSSPVSSCSSIPASPPLILIASPSPTTSTPSASPTPAVSCTQSLLEELAVLEPMFGAGASIAPGLGQQPELYQLQCHPSPQCFHKDGSGSVPPF; the protein is encoded by the exons ATGTACCGCTCAACCAAAGGAGCGTCCAAGGCTCGACGGGACCAGATCAACGCCGAGATTCGGAACCTGAAGGACTTGTTGCCCATATCTGATGCAGATAAAGCGCGGCTCTCGTACCTGCACATCATGTCGCTCGCCTGCATGTACACCAGAAAATCCGTCTTTTTCACTCAAG GAGCGGGAACTAGTCTTGACGAGAGCGCACAGTTTCTGTCTTTTCACGAACTGTCGGAGTTGATGCAGTCGCTGCCGGGCTTTTTGATGCTGCTGACTGGGGAAGGGAAGCTCCTCTACCTGTCTGACAGCGTCTCCGAGTACCTCGGGCACTCCATG GTGGATCTCGTGGCACAGGGTGACAGCGTGTATGATATCGTCGACGCCGCAGACCACTTTGTCATGAGAAGCAACCTGTCAGCCTCGACATCACTGGAGATAG ACCGTCTCTTCCGCTGCCGTTTCAACACCTCCAAGTCCGTGCGGAGGCAAAGTGCCGGGAACAAGCTGGTTCTGATCCGAGctcgctgcctccctcccccctgcaCCCCGCCCGCCGCCGGGTCCTACTGGACCACCAACCCTGTCTGGGTGTGTTTCTGCTCCCCCCTGGAGCCCCACCCCACTCGCTCTGGGCCGGGGGCAGAGAGGGAGTCCACCTCCACCCCCGCTCTGGCTGAGGCCAATCTATTCCTGGCCTGCTTCCACTCCCAGCACAGCCGGGACATGAGGCTGCAGGCTGCTCAAGACAG TGTGAACACCTACCTTGGCTTTGACGCGACGGCCTTACGCTCTCGCTCCTGGTACAGCCTCCTCCATCCCCAGGATCTGTCACATGCCTCCAGTCAGCACCGCAGCCTAT TgagagaaggaggggagggCCGAGCTGAAATGGTGGTGCGCGTGCAGGCTGGAGACCAGTCGTGGGTTTGGCTCTACATGGTTCTACAGCTACAGCCCGGAGAGAtccccatcagcagcagcaattACATCATCAG CGAGGCTGAAGCCTGGTCCGTGCGTCAGCAGCTCAGCTCGGAGCAGACGCAGCTGACCCTGGTTCTGGCTGGCGGCTCCCAGCAGGAGGGCCTGAGCCTCCAGTCCCCGGAGACCCTGTCCAGCCCAGACCAGGTCTTCACCCCCGGCAGCAGCGGCCTGTCCGGCCAGTCCTTCGACTTCAGCACCGCCGGCTGCAGCGTGGGCTCGTCCGACGAGCCGGGGAGCTCCGCCGCCGAGGCCATGCAGCTGGAGGGCGACCCCCGCTCCAGCATCTcctccctggaggaggagagcttctTTCAGCAGCATCCTACCGAAAGCCCctcagccgcctcctcccccactcCAGTCACCGTCGAGACAGTAGCAGACCTAGACTTTTTGACCCAGAACATTCTCCTTCCGCCCTCCTTCCAGCTGGACCCCCCTCTGCCCGCTCTGCCGCTGCCCCTCCCACCCGTGCCCACCTCGCAAGCTCAGCAGACCAAAGAGTTCGTCTGCACCCCCCCCTACACCCCACAGGTGGGTGGGGCCAGCTTCCCTTTTGGGGAGCCCCTCTTCAGCTTCGACCCCACTGGCACCACGACGCCCCCGCCCTCCGCGAcaaccaccaccgccaccacctccCTGGCCCCCTCGacctcctcctcagccccaCCAACCACCGCCTCCAGCcccgccccccccaccaccctctCCACCAAGCTTCCCCTCGCCCTGCCCACCCCGTCCACCGACCTCCTCTTCCCGGTTGAGACCTGCAGTGGCTCCTTCTACGAAAAACTGCCCCCGACGCCCGACAGCCCTGGAGACGGCGACTGCACAGTGATGACTCTGCCGGAGGTACGGGGCCCGCTGTACGTAGATGTACCACTGGGACCCCTTCAGTGTCCCCCCGAGGGCCTCCTCACCCCCGAGGCATCACCGGGCAAACAGCCCTGCCTCTCGTTCTTCTCCCAGGAAAGAGagcgggagaaggagagggCAGAGATCTCCCTCCTAGCGCAGCACATCAGCTCACTGGCAGAGGGATTCTACCTGGATCCACTCTTGTCCAAACTCTCGCCACCCTCCATGTCaccgtcctcctcccctccctcccccttcctgTCTCCCGCCATGGAAACTGCTGAGATTGATTCAGTCCAAATGCTTAGGGAGTTTTATCCCATCAAAGCATGGAGAGGCCTGGACATCCCCATCTTCCTTGATGACGATGACTCTCTGTTTGAAGAGAGCATCCTAGAAACCCTCCTCCAAGACGACTTCGCTCCTCCCCGGTCCCCCCACctctccacccccacctcccctgtACCCAACCCCTCCAGCCCAACCTCTCCTCACAACCCAGTGTGCTGGCGCCAACCCTCCCAGTTTGAGGGAGTGGGCCACTTATGTAGCGTCCAATCGGCGCAATGTAACTCCACGGCCGGGCGCGGGGCGACTGCGGCCGCCGAGGCTGGGGCAccggcggagggggaggggccaGCGGAGGAAGCGATGGAGATCGAGGTGATGTCATCTCCTGTGTCTTCTTGCTCCTCCATCCCGGCTTCCCCTCCCCTCATACTCATTGCCTCCCCCAGTCCCACCACCTCCACGCCCAGCGCCTCGCCCACACCCGCCGTGTCTTGCACTCAGTCCCTCCTGGAGGAACTGGCCGTCCTGGAACCCATGTTTGGGGCAGGTGCCTCGATCGCCCCTGGCTTAGGGCAACAACCTGAGTTGTATCAACTCCAATGTCATCCATCGCCACAGTGCTTCCACAAAG ATGGGAGTGGAAGTGTTCCTCCGTTCTAA